A genomic segment from Lineus longissimus chromosome 15, tnLinLong1.2, whole genome shotgun sequence encodes:
- the LOC135499751 gene encoding beta-1,3-galactosyltransferase 2-like — protein sequence MLRIRRFYYGVFLLAAMPVAYFIFHVHNEATPRVKFPSSGQYNLKSKEERIIHLVHMASKFNSELPLKPHDQNYTRSSVNKEEAELTSTTGTGKHLQLFKEFSSAIPVIDMDRISNRTQDVGSKIVLKLNPSHRIRVPQSRKTIAFPLKYRDKDLDIDLDLYKAKTTTAVGALGPRHELKTRNEVLLAKTNETPDLDSKVPNVTTENPYMIKMKIKADVIKNEPVPPTRSRAWRTKKDSSSRLGRERGFQEYPAASLGHAREPVTTDYHFDAGQNSRRNVRIVSRPSSNLPVEKQRRNTSSAAISTTVSLPYPEGTTRSKTCNACFQLRISYVINPKHVCQHAGDRILVLIIVFSEHSHRDKRTVIRETWGSVTNKNVGVVRLVFLLGDIDDEYENLETRRESARYGDILLGDFEESFRNLTLKTVMGLGWATRFCTRAKYLMKTDDDMWVNIPMFLIIEQNFELEKVVAGTCWLERWEPHRNEDDKYHVSEAEYPQKFFPELCVGTAYVMTLQTASDIYRVHPNIPFFHLEDVYVALCREYLGYGVVPLPGFSNKKEPFSVCYYRTQLVTSHWVGEAELREAWTKVCFLAPKDPIVEFFNKYPPLSPKHPRHHIGRQR from the coding sequence ATGCTTCGAATCCGTCGTTTCTATTACGGTGTCTTCCTATTGGCAGCGATGCCAGTTGCCTATTTCATCTTCCATGTCCACAACGAGGCTACCCCGAGAGTGAAATTCCCCTCTTCCGGTCAATACAACTTAAAGTCAAAAGAAGAACGCATTATCCATCTTGTGCACATGGCATCTAAATTTAATTCAGAACTTCCGCTAAAACCACACGACCAGAATTACACTAGGTCATCTGTTAATAAAGAAGAAGCTGAATTAACATCGACAACAGGTACCGGTAAACACCTTCAGTTGTTCAAAGAATTTTCATCGGCGATACCGGTAATAGATATGGATAGGATTTCAAACCGGACTCAAGACGTTGGATCTAAAATTGTTCTAAAACTCAATCCGTCACATAGGATTCGTGTTCCTCAGTCACGGAAAACAATTGCATTCCCTTTAAAATATAGGGATAAAGACCTCgacattgaccttgacctttataaGGCGAAAACCACCACAGCAGTTGGTGCATTAGGACCACGGCATGAATTAAAAACAAGGAACGAAGTCTTATTGGCCAAGACCAATGAAACTCCCGACCTCGACTCGAAGGTGCCAAATGTGACTACGGAAAATCCCTAcatgataaagatgaagatCAAGGCCGATGTCATAAAAAATGAGCCCGTACCGCCTACGAGAAGTCGGGCGTGGAGAACGAAAAAGGATTCTAGTTCGAGACTAGGTCGAGAGAGGGGGTTCCAGGAATACCCTGCAGCTTCTTTGGGTCACGCGAGAgaacctgttacaactgattACCATTTTGACGCAGGTCAAAACAGTAGACGGAATGTTAGGATAGTCTCACGCCCGAGTTCTAATTTGCCAGTTGAGAAACAGCGAAGAAATACAAGCTCTGCCGCTATTTCTACTACGGTGTCTCTGCCTTACCCAGAGGGTACGACTCGTTCTAAAACTTGCAATGCGTGCTTCCAACTGCGTATTTCATATGTTATAAATCCGAAACACGTATGCCAACATGCCGGTGACAGAATTCTGGTTTTGATCATCGTTTTTTCGGAGCATTCGCATCGGGACAAGCGAACCGTGATCAGGGAGACTTGGGGAAGCGTCACAAATAAAAACGTGGGTGTGGTACGTCTTGTTTTCCTTTTAGGAGACATAGACGACGAATATGAGAATTTAGAAACGCGCAGAGAGAGTGCCAGATACGGTGACATCCTCCTGGGGGACTTCGAGGAGAGTTTCAGAAATTTAACCTTAAAAACTGTAATGGGTTTAGGTTGGGCCACACGCTTTTGCACACGGGCGAAATATCTCATGAAAACTGATGACGATATGTGGGTGAATATTCCCATGTTTTTGATAATCGAGCAGAACTTCGAGTTGGAGAAAGTGGTAGCGGGGACATGCTGGTTGGAAAGATGGGAACCTCATCGAAACGAGGATGATAAATACCACGTCTCGGAGGCAGAATACCCTCAGAAATTCTTTCCAGAATTGTGTGTCGGGACTGCATACGTTATGACGCTGCAGACTGCCAGTGACATCTATCGAGTGCATCCGAATATTCCCTTTTTTCATCTAGAGGACGTCTACGTTGCGCTATGTCGGGAATATCTCGGTTATGGCGTGGTTCCCTTACCAGGGTTCTCGAATAAAAAAGAGCCATTCAGCGTTTGCTATTACAGGACACAATTGGTCACAAGTCATTGGGTGGGCGAGGCAGAACTTCGCGAGGCCTGGACTAAGGTGTGTTTCCTTGCGCCTAAAGACCCGATTGTGGAGTTCTTCAATAAGTATCCCCCTCTTAGTCCAAAACACCCGCGACATCACATTGGACGCCAACGATGA